One region of Thermodesulfobacteriota bacterium genomic DNA includes:
- the flgG gene encoding flagellar basal-body rod protein FlgG: MMRALYSAATGMNAQQLALDVTANNLANVQTSGFKKSRANFEDLIYQNLRRAGAESAAGTQVPVGIQVGLGVRPTAVQKMFLQGDFIQTGNDLDWAIEGRGFFQIVSNDVEYYTRAGDFKLDSEGFVVTSNGDRLQPELAVPAGTVSLSIDSSGLLTAKDQAGATLGSVQITLHDFINPAGLESVGRNLFRVTDASGDPVEAIPGTEGVGTIAQRFLELSNVDVVEETVNLITLQRAFEINSTSIQTADQMLQVVTNLKG; this comes from the coding sequence ATGATGCGAGCCCTCTATTCCGCGGCCACCGGCATGAACGCCCAGCAGCTGGCCCTGGACGTCACGGCCAACAACCTGGCCAATGTCCAGACCTCGGGCTTCAAGAAGAGCCGGGCCAATTTCGAGGATCTCATCTACCAGAACCTGCGCCGGGCCGGCGCCGAGTCCGCGGCCGGCACCCAGGTGCCGGTGGGCATCCAGGTGGGCCTGGGGGTTCGGCCCACCGCGGTCCAGAAGATGTTCCTGCAGGGCGACTTCATCCAGACCGGCAACGACCTGGACTGGGCGATCGAGGGCCGCGGCTTCTTCCAGATCGTGTCCAACGACGTGGAGTATTACACCCGGGCCGGCGACTTCAAGCTGGACAGCGAGGGCTTCGTGGTCACCTCCAACGGCGACCGCCTGCAGCCGGAGCTCGCGGTGCCCGCCGGCACGGTGTCCCTGTCCATCGACTCCTCGGGCCTGCTCACCGCCAAGGACCAGGCCGGGGCGACCCTGGGCTCGGTGCAGATCACCCTGCATGACTTCATCAACCCGGCCGGCCTGGAGAGCGTGGGCCGCAACCTCTTCCGGGTCACCGACGCCTCCGGCGATCCTGTGGAGGCCATTCCCGGCACGGAGGGGGTGGGCACCATCGCCCAGCGCTTCCTGGAGCTGTCCAACGTCGACGTGGTTGAGGAGACGGTGAATCTTATCACCCTGCAGCGGGCCTTCGAGATCAACTCC